A single window of Danaus plexippus chromosome 31, MEX_DaPlex, whole genome shotgun sequence DNA harbors:
- the LOC116778561 gene encoding signal transducer and activator of transcription 5B isoform X5, giving the protein MSLWARAQQLPQESLQKVRAIYVDHFPIEVRHCLATWIENRIWTQEPEEQQRYFVEELVQEIHTHAELMVSPEMFVTKMKLIEAAKQFRMHYSHAPHELYTFMRRCLALEMEVIQTAMGTPYIQPQTERKYSELITGLQTVRQKVNMASEEIRSLQANIESFSLQYHECLKNKGHINYLQQSGPMTNDRRELEACLRVQIEDMERKLNALVAQINQSQMELVDHMKENITNLRQLQSQVLDEELIKWKREQQLSGNGVPMQSNLNSIQEWCELLAELIWSTRQQVCNVGRINSKTIVELRQPHLAEMLDDMSKQVTSLLSTLVTSTFVIEKQPPQVMKTNTRFTATVRLLVGGQLNVHMTPPRVTVVIISEQQAQLLLKSDVSGGRGKQPQECGDILNNSGCMEYQPTCRQLSVSFRNMQLRKIKRAEKKGTESVMDEKLTLLFQSEFNVGGGELVFQVWTLSLPVVVIVHGNQEPHGWATVTWDNAFSPPGRVPFAVPDKVTWGQLAETLRIKFCSATGGDLSEDNLRFLAEKIFRTSLPLTALELNNMSVSWTQFCKDALPDRNFTFWEWFYMVVKVTRDYLRTLWCDRLIMGFIQKKQAEEMLSKCPPGTFLLRFSDSELGGITIAWTGEGNEVFSLQPFTSRDLMLRSLADRILDLAQLQFLYPNVAKDDVFSKYYTKPENEMLKNGYVKPVLVTTLPPYMSASPAYAHSPDSHRNTPSVHSRYMIEF; this is encoded by the exons atgtcGCTGTGGGCGCGAGCTCAGCAACTGCCGCAAGAGAGTCTCCAGAAG GTGAGGGCGATATACGTTGACCACTTCCCCATAGAAGTGCGCCACTGCCTGGCTACCTGGATAGAAAATAGGATATG GACCCAGGAACCGGAAGAGCAACAGCGTTACTTCGTGGAGGAGCTGGTCCAGGAGATCCACACACACGCCGAGCTGATGGTCTCGCCGGAGATGTTCGTCACCAAGATGAAGCTGATAGAAGCCGCCAAGCAGTTCCGGATGCATTACAG CCACGCTCCCCACGAGCTATACACTTTCATGCGACGTTGCTTGGCCCTTGAAATGGAGGTGATACAGACGGCGATGGGGACACCCTACATCCAGCCGCAAACGGAGAGGAAATACAGTGAG TTGATAACCGGCCTGCAGACTGTGCGCCAGAAGGTGAACATGGCTTCCGAGGAGATCAGAAGCCTCCAGGCTAATATAGAGTCCTTCTCGCTTCAGTACCACGAGTGTCTCAAGAATAAGG GTCACATAAACTATTTGCAACAGAGCGGTCCCATGACCAACGACCGGCGCGAGCTGGAGGCGTGTCTCCGCGTGCAGATCGAGGATATGGAGAGGAAGCTCAACGCGCTG GTGGCCCAAATTAACCAGTCCCAAATGGAGTTGGTGGATCACATGAAAGAAAACATCACCAACCTGAGACAGCTGCAGAGCCAGGTGCTGGACGAGGAGCTGATCAA GTGGAAGCGTGAACAGCAGCTGTCAGGAAACGGTGTGCCGATGCAGTCCAACCTGAACAGTATACAGGAGTGGTGTGAGCTGCTGGCCGAGCTGATATGGAGTACGAGGCAACAGGTCTGCAATGTGGGAAGGATTAACAGCAAGACCATAGTGGAGCTGCGGCAACCCCACCTCGCCGAGATGCTGGACGACATGAGCAAGCAG gtgACAAGTCTTCTGTCTACTTTGGTGACTTCAACGTTCGTCATTGAGAAACAACCTCCGCAGGTCATGAAGACAAACACACG ctTCACAGCCACCGTCCGCCTGTTAGTCGGTGGTCAACTGAACGTGCACATGACACCGCCGCGCGTCACG GTGGTGATAATATCGGAGCAACAGGCCCAGCTGCTGCTGAAGAGCGACGTGTCCGGGGGCCGGGGCAAACAGCCCCAGGAGTGTGGGGACATCTTGAACAACAGCGGCTGTATGGAGTACCAGCCGACTTGCAGGCAGCTCAGTGTGAGCTTCCg TAACATGCAGCTGCGTAAGATCAAACGAGCCGAGAAGAAGGGAACAGAGAGTGTGATGGACGAGAAGCTGACTCTGTTGTTCCAGTCGGAGTTCAACGTTGGCGGAGGGGAGCTAGTCTTCCAG GTGTGGACTCTATCTCTGCCGGTGGTTGTGATCGTCCACGGGAACCAGGAGCCCCACGGCTGGGCCACCGTTACTTGGGACAACGCTTTCAGCCCCCCGGGGAGAGTACCATTCGCTGTTCCTGATAAG GTGACCTGGGGTCAGCTAGCTGAGACGCTCCGCATCAAGTTCTGCTCAGCCACAGGTGGTGACCTGTCCGAAGACAACTTGAGGTTCCTcgctgaaaaaatattcag AACGAGCCTGCCGCTGACAGCGCTCGAGCTGAACAATATGAGCGTTAGCTGGACACAGTTCTGTAAGGACGCTCTGCCTGATAGGAACTTCACCTTCTGGGAGTGGTTCTACATGGTGGTCAAGGTCACCAGGGACTATCTGAGGACGTTGTGGTGTGACCG ACTGATCATGGGTTTCATCCAGAAGAAGCAAGCGGAGGAAATGCTGTCCAAGTGTCCCCCGGGCACGTTCCTGTTGAGATTCAGTGACTCGGAGCTGGGAGGTATCACCATAGCTTGGACTGGCG AGGGTAACGAGGTGTTCAGCCTCCAGCCGTTCACGTCCCGCGACCTGATGCTGCGCTCCCTGGCCGACCGTATCCTGGATCTGGCGCAGTTGCAATTCCTTTACCCAAACGTCGCCAAAGATGACGTCTTCTCCAAATACTACACTAAGCCCG AGAACGAGATGCTGAAGAACGGGTATGTAAAGCCCGTCCTGGTGACGACCCTACCTCCCTACATGTCCGCCTCCCCGGCCTACGCACACTCCCCGGACTCGCACAGGAACACGCCCTCTGTGCACAGCAG